One Rhododendron vialii isolate Sample 1 chromosome 2a, ASM3025357v1 genomic region harbors:
- the LOC131316726 gene encoding aspartyl protease family protein At5g10770-like, giving the protein MALSIPFSANSHASFLCLLMFVSIYLKVALVYGAKREHDKPYHVVNVKSLDPNPYCIESTKDQSKRESLKVVHRHGPCSHMNEARTSAPTLAEIMSYDQARVNSLQHRLRVKLDRNSLDDSKATLPAKPGQSIGSFNHVVTLGLGTPKKDLTLIFDTGSDVTWIQCQPCISCYQQQEPIFNPSASQTYKNISCTAPQCSQDLKLGCTRSTNTCVYEVDYLDNSTTLGLYATETLTLTPSDAFRGFAFGCGLKNTGVFRGAAGLLGLGRGPPSLVTQTASKYGSYFSYCLPTLSSSSGTLVFGKEGGTTNSAGIKYTPLLTNSNGPSYYFIEVTGIKVAGELLPISQSVFSSPGTIIDSGTVITWLQLEAYDALRTRFRQLMMNYTMTQGVSPFDTCYDFSGRDTVEVPMISFVFGVNVEVLIPFPGTLIGSQELACLAFAGNSDASDVGIFGNWQQQTLDVVYDVAGGKLGFGTGGCS; this is encoded by the exons ATGGCTCTCTCCATTCCATTTTCTGCCAACAGCCATGCTTCATTCCTTTGTTTGCTTATGTTTGTATCAATCTATTTGAAGGTGGCACTGGTTTACGGAGCGAAAAGAGAACATGATAAGCCCTACCATGTTGTAAATGTGAAGTCCCTGGATccaaatccatattgcatagaATCCACAAAGG ATCAGAGCAAAAGGGAGTCACTAAAAGTTGTTCACAGGCATGGCCCATGCTCTCATATGAATGAGGCCCGAACCAGTGCTCCAACCCTCGCTGAAATCATGTCTTATGACCAGGCCCGAGTTAACTCACTTCAGCATCGACTCCGCGTTAAGTTAGACCGCAACAGTCTCGACGACTCCAAAGCCACCCTCCCGGCCAAGCCCGGGCAATCAATCGGGAGCTTCAATCACGTCGTTACGTTAGGACTCGGAACCCCCAAAAAGGACCTTACCCTTATATTCGACACCGGCAGCGACGTCACGTGGATTCAGTGCCAGCCATGCATTAG TTGCTACCAACAACAAGAACCCATCTTCAACCCCTCCGCCTCCCAAACCTACAAAAACATCAGCTGCACAGCGCCACAGTGCTCCCAAGACCTCAAACTCGGCTGCACCAGATCCACCAACACCTGCGTCTACGAGGTCGACTACCTTGACAATTCTACCACCCTCGGACTCTACGCcaccgaaaccctaaccctaacccccTCTGACGCCTTCCGCGGCTTCGCCTTCGGCTGCGGCCTAAAAAACACCGGCGTCTTCCGCGGCGCAGCCGGCTTGCTCGGCCTTGGCCGTGGCCCTCCCTCCCTCGTCACGCAAACCGCTTCGAAATACGGAAGCTACTTCTCCTACTGTCTTCCTACATTATCTTCCTCATCAGGAACtctggtttttggaaaagaaggaGGAACCACAAACTCCGCTGGTATAAAATACACACCCTTGTTGACCAACTCGAACGGCCCGTCGTATTACTTCATCGAAGTCACGGGGATCAAAGTCGCTGGAGAGTTGCTACCGATCTCTCAATCCGTGTTCAGTTCTCCCGGCACTATAATAGACTCTGGCACCGTCATTACGTGGCTGCAGCTGGAGGCGTACGATGCACTCCGGACGAGGTTCCGGCAATTGATGATGAACTACACGATGACTCAGGGCGTGTCGCCGTTCGACACGTGCTACGACTTCAGCGGTCGCGATACGGTGGAGGTCCCGATGATAAGCTTCGTATTCGGCGTCAATGTTGAGGTTCTGATCCCTTTCCCCGGGACACTAATCGGCAGCCAAGAGTTAGCTTGTCTTGCGTTCGCCGGAAACAGTGATGCCTCCGACGTTGGTATATTCGGGAATTGGCAGCAGCAGACTTTGGATGTGGTTTATGATGTTGCTGGTGGGAAGCTAGGGTTTGGGACTGGAGGGTGTTCGTAG